A stretch of the Panicum virgatum strain AP13 chromosome 9N, P.virgatum_v5, whole genome shotgun sequence genome encodes the following:
- the LOC120691667 gene encoding AT-hook motif nuclear-localized protein 20-like encodes MGSLDGHALQGHHHGYAAHSHVGADSGGGGNSNNDEDDASPPPASSGGGAGAGSRRPRGRPPGSKNKPKPPVVVTRESPNAMRSHVLEIASGADIADAIAGLSRRRQRGVSVLSGTGAVTNVTLRQPAGAGAAAVALRGRFEILSLSGAFLPAPAPPGATGLAVYLAGGQGQVVGGSVMGELIASGPVMVIAATFGNATYERLPLDQDADEGAVLSGSSEGAATAQQLEQQPQSSGGNVVPPSMYAVPPMPPHDMFGQWGHPAVTRPPPTSF; translated from the coding sequence ATGGGGAGCCTCGACGGCCACGCGCTGCAGGGCCACCACCACGGCTACGCCGCCCACTCCCACGTCGGcgccgacagcggcggcggcggcaacagcaacaacgacgaggacgacgcgtcgccgccgccggcgtcgtcggGTGGAGGAGCGGGGGCGGGCTCGCGCCGGCCGCGCGGGCGGCCCCCCGGGTCCAAGAACAAGCCCAAGCCGCCCGTGGTGGTGACGCGGGAGAGCCCCAACGCGATGCGCTCCCACGTGCTGGAGATCGCCAGCGGCGCCGACATCGCGGACGCCATCGCGGGCttatcccgccgccgccagcgcggcGTCTCCGTTCTCAGCGGGACCGGCGCCGTCACCAACGTCACGCTGCGGCAGCCCGCGGgggccggggccgccgccgtcgcgctgcGGGGCCGCTTCGAGATACTCTCCCTGTCGGGTGCCTTcctcccggcgccggcgccgccgggggccACGGGGCTCGCCGTGTACCTGGCGGGAGGGCAGGGGCAGGTGGTGGGCGGGAGCGTCATGGGAGAGCTCATCGCGTCGGGCCCCGTCATGGTGATCGCCGCCACGTTCGGCAACGCCACCTACGAGAGGCTGCCGCTGGACCAGGACGCCGACGAGGGCGCCGTGCTGTCCGGGTCGTCCgagggcgccgccaccgcgcagcAGCTGGAGCAGCAGCCGCAGAGCAGCGGGGGCAACGTCGTGCCGCCGTCCATGTACGCCGTCCCGCCGATGCCGCCGCACGACATGTTCGGTCAGTGGGGGCACCCCGCCGTGACGCGGCCACCGCCGACGTCGTTCTAG
- the LOC120691663 gene encoding uncharacterized protein LOC120691663 codes for MLHKWKAVEGGGCAGVAGGGDQRRRCVAASLSMLIAATLAFLAYVAFFPNDGAGGLYRLWRCQGCAGELGESPGDEAPAADGPSPSRAAREPTTLSHIVFGIGASARTWDQRRGYAELWWRPDQMRGHVWLDEEPVSPWPAATCPPYRVSADASRFGDRASAARMARIVADSFLAVAAELGNDTARDEPRWFVMGDDDTVFFPDNLVAVLRKYDHGEMYYVGAPSESVEQDVMHSYGMAFGGGGFAVSYPAAAALAKAIDGCLDRYVYFYGSDQRVQACLTELGVPLTREPGFHQVDIRGDAYGMLAAHPVAPLVSLHHLDHIQPISPRGKTALEAVRPLVAASRLDPARALQQSICYQRGPGYVWSVSVAWGYTAQLYPWAVAPHDLEVPLQTFRTWRSWADGPFVFNTRPLSPRDACARPAIFFLSAARNGTATTVTEYARHDAASPPEKECDRASFRAASTVHTVRVIAPRMSEGDWRRAPRRQCCKTRRTRWGSVLEVRIRRCGRGELTSP; via the exons ATGCTGCACAAATGGAAGGCCGTGGAGGGCGGCGGGTGCGCCGgcgtcgcgggcggcggcgaccagcgCCGGCGGTGCGTGGCGGCGTCGCTGTCCATGCTCATCGCGGCCACCCTGGCGTTCCTCGCCTACGTCGCCTTCTTCCCCAACGACGGCGCGGGCGGGCTGTACCGGCTGTGGAGGTGCCAGGGTTGCGCGGGCGAGCTCGGCGAGTCCCCCGGCGACGAGGCGCCCGCGGCCGACGGGCCTTCGCCCTCGCGCGCGGCCAGGGAGCCGACGACGCTGTCGCACATCGTGTTCGGCATCGGCGCCTCGGCGCGGACGTGGGACCAGCGCCGCGGGTACGCGGAGCTGTGGTGGCGCCCCGACCAGATGCGCGGGCACGTGTGGCTCGACGAGGAGCCGGTGAgcccgtggccggcggcgacgtgcCCGCCGTACCGCGTATCGGCGGACGCGTCCCGGTTCGGGGACCGCGCGTCCGCAGCAAGGATGGCCAGGATCGTGGCCGACTCGTTCCTGGCCGTCGCCGCGGAGCTCGGGAACGACACGGCCCGCGACGAGCCGCGGTGGTTCGTGATGGGCGACGACGACACGGTGTTCTTCCCGGACAACCTGGTGGCCGTGCTGCGCAAGTACGACCACGGGGAGATGTACTACGTCGGGGCGCCGTCGGAGAGCGTGGAGCAGGACGTGATGCACTCGTACGGCATggccttcggcggcggcgggttcgcGGTCAGctacccggccgccgccgcgctcgccaagGCCATCGACGGCTGCCTCGACCGCTACGTGTACTTCTACGGCAGCGATCAGCGCGTGCAGGCCTGCCTCACAGAGCTCGGCGTCCCGCTCACCCGCGAGCCCGGATTCCACCAG GTGGACATCCGCGGCGACGCGTACGGGATGCTGGCGGCCCACCCGGTGGCGCCGCTGGTGTCGCTGCACCACCTCGACCACATCCAGCCCATCAGCCCGCGGGGCAAGACCGCGCTAGAGGCGGTCCGGCCCCTGGTGGCCGCGTCCCGCCTGGACCCGGCGCGGGCGCTGCAGCAGAGCATCTGCTACCAGCGTGGGCCGGGCTACGTCTGGTCCGTCTCCGTCGCGTGGGGCTACACCGCGCAGCTGTACCCGTGGGCCGTGGCGCCGCACGACCTGGAGGTGCCGCTGCAGACGTTCCGGACCTGGCGGAGCTGGGCCGACGGGCCGTTCGTCTTCAACACGCGGCCGCTGAGCCCGCGCGACGCCTGCGCGCGCcccgccatcttcttcctcagcGCCGCCCGGAACGGGACGGCCACCACCGTGACCGAGTACGCCAGGCACGACGCCGCGTCGCCGCCAGAGAAGGAGTGCGACAGAGCCAGCTTCCGGGCGGCGTCCACGGTGCACACCGTCAGGGTCATCGCCCCCAGGATGAGCGAGGGCGACTGGAGACGG GCCCCGCGGCGGCAGTGCTGCAAGACGAGGCGGACGAGATGGGGCTCGGTGCTGGAGGTGCGGATACGGCGCTGCGGCCGGGGAGAGCTCACGTCGCCGTGA
- the LOC120689310 gene encoding proline-rich receptor-like protein kinase PERK1, with translation MVYHKDGLTWPVLQQATPSEFYFAQQQRPTPPQTSGTFSDAGTDRHHSVDVVAELPTGGGSHSYEQLAAATDGFAPGNIIGQGGFGCVYRGTLDGAEVAIKKLKTESRQGDREFRAEVEIISRVHHRNLVSLVGYCIYSDERLLVYEFVPNKTLDSHLHGHNGPPLDWHQRWQIAVGSARGLAYLHDDCYPKIIHRDVKASNILLHHNFEPKVADFGLAKYQPGDDTHVSTRVMGTFGYIAPEFLSSGRLTDKADVFSFGVVLLELITGRLPVQSSQSYMDETLVGWARPLISQVAEGGSLQALIDPRLGSDYDPSTMMRMVECAAAAVRQSAQQRPSMVQILKHLQGETRADDPDGVFQITTVEESFSSSMESGESAGPRPRRTRRNQGNTSNNGSSEQA, from the exons ATGGTATACCACAAAG ACGGCCTGACATGGCCAGTGCTTCAGCAAGCGACGCCATCCGAGTTCTACTtcgcgcagcagcagcgccccACGCCTCCCCAGACCAGCGGCACGTTCTCGGACGCCGGAACCGACCGCCACCATTCCGTCGACGTCGTCGCCGAGCTGCCGACCGGCGGCGGTTCCCACTCTTACGAGCAGCTCGCGGCCGCGACGGACGGGTTCGCCCCCGGCAACATCATCGGGCAGGGCGGCTTCGGGTGCGTGTACAGGGGGACGCTGGACGGCGCCGAGGTGGCGATCAAGAAGCTCAAGACGGAGAGCCGGCAGGGGGACCGCGAGTTCCGGGCGGAGGTCGAGATCATCAGCCGCGTGCACCACCGGAACCTTGTCTCGCTGGTTGGGTACTGCATCTACTCCGACGAGAGGCTGCTGGTCTACGAGTTTGTGCCCAACAAGACACTCGACTCCCATTTGCACG GGCACAATGGGCCACCGCTTGACTGGCATCAAAGATGGCAAATAGCTGTGGGATCTGCGAGGGGTTTGGCCTATCTTCACGACGACT GTTATCCTAAAATCATACATCGTGATGTTAAGGCGTCCAACATTCTTCTCCATCATAATTTTGAGCCCAAG GTTGCGGATTTTGGGTTAGCAAAGTATCAACCAGGAGATGACACTCACGTTTCCACAAGAGTAATGGGAACTTTCGG GTACATAGCTCCGGAGTTCTTATCTAGTGGAAGACTAACTGACAAAGCTGATGTTTTCTCTTTTGGAGTCGTCCTCCTGGAGCTGATTACTGGAAGGTTACCAGTTCAGTCATCTCAATCCTACATGGATGAGACATTAGTTGGCTGG GCTAGACCCTTGATTTCACAGGTTGCAGAGGGAGGCAGCCTTCAAGCCCTCATCGATCCACGACTTGGAAGCGACTACGATCCGTCAACAATGATGCGAATGGTCGAgtgcgctgccgccgctgtGCGCCAATCCGCGCAGCAGCGTCCATCCATGGTTCAG ATCCTTAAACACTTGCAAGGGGAAACACGAGCAGATGATCCGGATGGCGTTTTTCAAATTACAACCGTAGAAGAATCCTTCAGCTCCAGCATGGAATCCGGTGAATCAGCTGGACCGAGGCCAAGAAGAACTCGGCGGAATCAGGGGAACACTAGCAACAATGGCAGCAGCGAACAAGCGTGA